The proteins below are encoded in one region of Methanosarcina barkeri 3:
- a CDS encoding CxxC-x17-CxxC domain-containing protein, whose translation MAFNDRGSRGRDRNRGGFGAPKEMHKTKCSDCGVETEVPFKPDPERPVYCRECLPKHRKPRQDRY comes from the coding sequence ATGGCCTTTAATGATAGAGGAAGCAGGGGAAGAGACAGAAACCGTGGAGGCTTCGGAGCTCCCAAGGAAATGCACAAGACAAAATGTTCTGATTGCGGTGTTGAAACCGAAGTACCTTTCAAACCTGACCCGGAAAGACCGGTTTACTGCAGAGAATGTCTTCCAAAACATAGAAAACCAAGGCAAGACAGATATTAA
- a CDS encoding Fic family protein, which yields MTHTDTSLVQEKLLARINEKMEELNFMRPIPPGSLARLHEEMRLIHTYHSNAIEGNTLTLQETKLVLEEGLTIGGKSLREHLEASNNAKAFDRMEDLAKKKRSIDHVIIQEIHEIVTRGILEDAGKYRTRNVRVAGAVKTPPDWSKIVKLMDELIKMIAESKENPIETASFLHHRFVEIHPFSDGNGRVARLLTNLYLMTRNYPPVVLKKEDRGKYYKSLRAADAGNLRPFANFIARAVDENLTLYLSISGGNDELLPLRELAIETPYSQEYLSLRARQGLLDAVKIGKTWHSSKRAIEQYLSEHGKKDV from the coding sequence ATGACACATACCGATACATCTTTAGTTCAAGAAAAGCTTCTTGCACGAATAAATGAGAAAATGGAAGAGCTAAACTTCATGAGGCCCATTCCTCCAGGTTCTTTAGCAAGGCTGCATGAAGAAATGAGGCTGATTCATACCTATCACTCCAATGCGATAGAAGGAAATACACTAACGCTTCAGGAGACAAAACTTGTTCTGGAAGAAGGGCTTACTATTGGCGGAAAATCTCTTAGAGAACATCTTGAGGCGAGCAATAACGCAAAAGCTTTTGATCGAATGGAAGATCTGGCAAAGAAAAAACGATCAATAGACCATGTCATAATTCAGGAGATCCACGAAATTGTAACTCGAGGCATACTTGAGGACGCCGGAAAGTACCGCACGAGAAATGTGAGAGTAGCAGGAGCAGTAAAGACTCCTCCCGATTGGTCAAAGATAGTTAAACTGATGGATGAACTTATTAAAATGATAGCTGAAAGCAAAGAAAATCCAATTGAAACAGCTTCCTTCCTGCATCACAGGTTTGTTGAAATTCACCCCTTCAGTGATGGAAACGGCCGAGTGGCCAGACTTCTTACAAACCTGTATTTGATGACAAGAAATTATCCTCCTGTTGTACTCAAAAAAGAGGATAGAGGAAAATATTACAAATCCCTCAGAGCTGCAGATGCTGGAAACTTAAGGCCATTTGCCAATTTCATTGCAAGAGCTGTGGATGAAAACCTGACCCTATATCTCTCCATTTCAGGAGGAAACGATGAACTTCTACCTCTTCGAGAACTAGCTATAGAAACTCCTTATTCTCAGGAATATCTTAGCTTGCGAGCTAGACAGGGGCTCCTAGATGCAGTAAAAATAGGAAAAACATGGCATAGCTCAAAACGTGCAATTGAGCAATATCTGTCGGAGCATGGGAAAAAGGATGTTTAA
- a CDS encoding type II toxin-antitoxin system HicB family antitoxin has product MYRFLVVIEKANNNYSAYSPDLPGCVATGSTREEAEKNIYEAIEIHVQGLLEDNLPVPELESFAEYVAIAEKSSTGSEVI; this is encoded by the coding sequence ATGTACCGTTTTCTCGTAGTAATCGAAAAAGCAAACAATAACTATTCAGCGTATTCTCCTGACCTTCCAGGATGTGTGGCTACAGGTTCCACTCGGGAAGAGGCAGAAAAGAATATTTATGAAGCAATTGAAATACATGTGCAGGGGTTGCTGGAGGACAATTTACCCGTCCCGGAATTAGAATCTTTTGCTGAATACGTGGCTATTGCTGAAAAGTCTTCTACAGGTTCTGAAGTTATATAA
- a CDS encoding type II toxin-antitoxin system HicA family toxin: MVATKGSHRQYKHPNKPGRVTIAGHSGDDLAPGTLNSILKQAQLKMEN; this comes from the coding sequence CTGGTCGCTACAAAAGGCAGTCACAGGCAGTATAAGCATCCTAACAAACCAGGTAGAGTAACAATTGCTGGTCATAGTGGAGATGACCTCGCGCCAGGTACGTTAAACAGCATATTAAAGCAAGCTCAATTGAAAATGGAGAACTGA
- a CDS encoding flavodoxin family protein, with protein sequence MKVLAINSSPRMDKGNTALILNPFLEGMKEAGAEVELFYTRKLNISPCTGEFNCWLKTPGKCYQNDDMNILYPKIDAADVIVFATPVYVDGVTGPMKNLMDRIIPLVQPFFELRDDHCRHPLRGEAKVRKLVLVSNCGFWEKDNFDPLIVHMKAICKNLSAEFSGALLRPHGEAIAGMLEMGAPIGDIFEAAKEAGRQLVKEEKMSQETLDIVSRELLPRDMYIQINQHAQQTLETLEKC encoded by the coding sequence ATGAAAGTTCTGGCAATAAATTCTAGTCCAAGGATGGATAAAGGCAACACGGCTTTGATATTAAATCCCTTTCTTGAAGGAATGAAAGAAGCAGGGGCAGAGGTAGAACTATTTTATACAAGGAAACTTAATATTAGTCCCTGCACAGGTGAGTTTAATTGCTGGCTGAAGACGCCGGGTAAATGTTACCAAAATGACGATATGAACATATTATATCCCAAGATTGATGCAGCTGATGTTATAGTATTTGCTACGCCGGTTTATGTAGATGGAGTCACAGGTCCAATGAAGAACCTGATGGATCGTATTATCCCTCTCGTACAACCATTCTTCGAGCTGCGAGATGATCACTGCAGGCATCCTTTGCGTGGAGAAGCAAAGGTTCGCAAGCTTGTACTTGTTTCCAACTGTGGCTTCTGGGAGAAGGACAATTTTGATCCCTTAATTGTACATATGAAAGCTATTTGCAAAAATTTATCCGCTGAATTTTCAGGGGCACTTTTGCGCCCTCACGGTGAAGCAATAGCTGGGATGCTAGAAATGGGCGCGCCGATAGGTGATATTTTTGAGGCAGCAAAAGAAGCAGGCCGCCAGCTCGTAAAAGAAGAAAAGATGTCACAGGAGACCCTTGATATTGTAAGTCGTGAACTCCTGCCAAGAGATATGTATATTCAGATTAATCAGCATGCTCAGCAAACATTAGAGACACTGGAAAAGTGTTAA
- a CDS encoding type II toxin-antitoxin system HicA family toxin, producing the protein MSGLPVISGMQAIKAFSKAGWLPHRQMGSHVVLRKEGSKVTLTVLKHKELKPGLLKNLVKASGLTIEEFEVLLK; encoded by the coding sequence ATGTCTGGACTTCCTGTAATTTCCGGAATGCAGGCAATTAAAGCTTTTTCTAAAGCTGGTTGGCTCCCTCACCGGCAGATGGGAAGTCATGTTGTCCTGAGAAAAGAAGGCTCAAAAGTTACGCTGACTGTTCTGAAGCACAAAGAACTGAAACCGGGCCTTTTAAAAAATTTGGTAAAAGCTTCAGGGCTCACGATAGAAGAATTCGAGGTTCTTTTGAAGTAA
- a CDS encoding superoxide dismutase family protein: MKAGLVLLMVISTVLIFAITGSAQENATYSATAIMKDVEGNTVGLATFTEEANGPVHINVDVRSLKPGLHGIHIHNKGECIGPSFASAGEHYNPLGKEHGLNNPKGPHAGDLPNLNVSNDGTGHMSVNTDRVTLSPGPTTLFTANGTSLVIHADPDDQMTNPAGNSGARIVCGVIEKK; this comes from the coding sequence ATGAAAGCTGGATTAGTATTACTAATGGTCATCTCAACGGTGCTGATATTTGCAATTACGGGCTCTGCCCAGGAAAATGCTACATATAGTGCCACAGCTATCATGAAGGACGTGGAGGGGAACACTGTAGGTTTGGCCACTTTCACCGAGGAAGCAAATGGCCCGGTTCATATCAATGTTGACGTGAGAAGCCTGAAGCCAGGTCTTCACGGCATCCATATTCACAATAAAGGGGAATGCATTGGTCCGTCGTTCGCTTCTGCCGGTGAACACTACAATCCTCTGGGCAAGGAACATGGACTCAACAACCCGAAAGGTCCACATGCCGGTGATTTACCCAACCTCAATGTGAGCAATGATGGCACCGGACATATGAGTGTCAACACCGACCGTGTAACTCTGTCACCAGGACCAACTACGTTATTCACAGCCAATGGTACTTCGCTGGTAATCCATGCTGACCCTGACGACCAGATGACCAATCCTGCCGGCAATAGCGGTGCGCGGATTGTCTGCGGGGTCATCGAGAAAAAATAA
- a CDS encoding undecaprenyl diphosphate synthase family protein: protein MPDGNRRWALDRGLEKHEGYKHGIVPGLELYDICVKIGIGEVTFFGFTQDNTKRPQIQRKAFVDACIKSVKELSKHDAELLVVGNTNSDMFPKELLAYTKRTKFGRGKVRINFLVNYGWYWDLTYAFENSSDGTKTIENIASAEIPRIDLLIRWGGRHRLSGMLPVQTVYSDIYVVDEMWPDFKPEHLFNALEFYQDQDITLGG from the coding sequence ATACCGGATGGAAACAGGAGATGGGCTTTAGACAGAGGTTTAGAAAAGCACGAAGGATATAAACATGGAATAGTTCCAGGCCTGGAACTATATGATATATGTGTAAAAATAGGAATAGGTGAAGTTACTTTTTTTGGATTTACTCAAGATAACACAAAAAGGCCTCAAATTCAAAGAAAAGCATTTGTAGATGCCTGTATAAAATCAGTTAAAGAACTTTCCAAACATGATGCTGAACTTCTTGTAGTAGGGAATACCAACTCGGACATGTTTCCAAAAGAGTTACTTGCATATACAAAGAGGACTAAATTTGGGAGAGGTAAAGTAAGGATAAATTTTTTAGTAAATTATGGTTGGTACTGGGATTTAACATATGCATTTGAGAACTCTTCAGATGGTACAAAAACGATAGAAAATATTGCATCAGCAGAGATTCCAAGAATCGATTTACTTATCCGTTGGGGAGGAAGACATAGACTCAGTGGAATGCTTCCGGTTCAAACGGTATATTCGGATATATATGTAGTTGACGAAATGTGGCCAGATTTTAAGCCAGAACATTTATTCAATGCACTAGAGTTTTATCAAGATCAAGATATCACACTGGGTGGATAA
- the eif1A gene encoding translation initiation factor eIF-1A: MRKKRLGSANPVNTGDAPEVSRVRIPRKDRNEVLATVGSLLGAKRVTLQCMDGVVRMGRIPGSKHKKMWIREGDIVIINPWEIQDSKADITWKYTRPQVEWLERKGYIKY, from the coding sequence ATTAGGAAAAAAAGATTAGGGTCAGCAAATCCTGTAAACACAGGAGATGCCCCTGAAGTATCTAGGGTAAGAATCCCTCGCAAAGACAGAAACGAAGTCCTGGCAACAGTTGGGAGTTTACTCGGCGCTAAAAGGGTAACACTTCAGTGTATGGACGGAGTTGTCCGAATGGGTAGAATCCCGGGCTCCAAACATAAAAAGATGTGGATTCGTGAAGGCGATATTGTTATCATTAACCCATGGGAAATTCAGGATTCCAAGGCCGACATTACCTGGAAATATACAAGGCCTCAGGTCGAATGGCTTGAACGTAAAGGCTACATTAAGTATTGA
- a CDS encoding Fic family protein yields MEELANKKRTIDHVTIQEIHEIVTRGILEDAGKYRTRNVRIAGAVRTPPDWSKIVTLMDELIEMITESHEHPVETASFLHHRFVEIHPFSDGNGRVARLLTNLYLMTRNYPAVVLKKEDRGKYYKSLRAADAGNLGPFASFIARAVDENLTLYLSISGGNDELLPLRELAIETPYSQEYLSLRARQELLDAVKVGKTWHSSKRAIEQYLSKHGKKDV; encoded by the coding sequence ATGGAAGAGCTGGCAAATAAGAAACGCACAATAGATCATGTCACAATTCAGGAAATCCACGAAATTGTAACCCGGGGCATACTTGAGGATGCAGGAAAGTACCGCACGAGAAATGTAAGAATAGCAGGTGCAGTAAGGACTCCACCTGACTGGTCAAAGATAGTTACATTGATGGATGAACTTATTGAAATGATAACTGAAAGCCATGAACATCCAGTTGAAACAGCTTCTTTCCTACATCACAGGTTTGTTGAAATTCATCCCTTCAGTGATGGAAACGGCCGAGTGGCCAGGCTTCTCACAAACCTGTATTTGATGACAAGAAATTATCCTGCTGTTGTACTCAAAAAAGAGGATAGAGGAAAATATTACAAATCCCTCAGAGCTGCAGATGCTGGAAACTTAGGGCCATTTGCCAGTTTCATTGCAAGAGCTGTGGATGAAAACCTTACCTTATATCTCTCCATTTCAGGAGGAAACGATGAACTTCTACCTCTTCGAGAACTAGCTATAGAAACTCCTTATTCTCAGGAATATCTTAGCTTGCGAGCTAGACAGGAGCTCCTAGATGCAGTAAAAGTAGGAAAAACATGGCATAGTTCAAAACGTGCAATTGAGCAATATCTGTCGAAGCATGGGAAAAAGGATGTTTAA
- a CDS encoding nucleotidyltransferase family protein yields MLENRKEADIYIRKLHEMLPELKEKYHVSYLGIFGSYIRGEQKSGSDLDILVEFSKTPTIFKFVNLENYLSDALGIKVDLVMKDALKPNIGKHILSEVKAV; encoded by the coding sequence ATGCTGGAAAACCGAAAAGAAGCTGACATTTACATTCGAAAACTCCATGAAATGCTCCCTGAGCTTAAAGAAAAGTACCATGTTAGTTACCTGGGGATTTTTGGGTCTTACATAAGGGGAGAGCAAAAGTCAGGAAGTGATCTTGACATACTCGTTGAGTTCAGTAAGACCCCTACTATTTTTAAATTTGTCAACCTTGAAAACTACCTTTCGGATGCTCTGGGTATTAAGGTAGACCTTGTTATGAAAGATGCATTAAAGCCGAATATAGGCAAACATATCCTGAGTGAAGTTAAAGCTGTTTGA
- a CDS encoding CxxC-x17-CxxC domain-containing protein: protein MAFNDRNMFRGNSNFDAPREMHKTTCSDCGAETEVPFKPDPERPVYCRECLPNHRKPRENRRY from the coding sequence ATGGCTTTTAACGACAGAAATATGTTCAGAGGAAATTCTAATTTCGACGCTCCCAGAGAAATGCACAAGACAACCTGTTCTGATTGCGGTGCTGAGACCGAAGTGCCTTTCAAACCTGATCCAGAAAGACCGGTTTACTGTAGAGAATGTCTTCCTAACCACAGGAAACCCAGAGAAAACCGCAGATACTAA
- a CDS encoding type II toxin-antitoxin system HicB family antitoxin, translating to MLIQYIHAALERAKYKIIDDEEPYYGEVPELEGVWATGKTLEECRRNLEEVIDEWIIVRLRNRLYLPGFRKFSNYL from the coding sequence ATGCTCATCCAGTACATCCACGCAGCTCTTGAGAGAGCAAAATACAAAATAATCGATGACGAAGAACCTTATTATGGAGAAGTTCCCGAACTTGAGGGTGTATGGGCTACAGGCAAGACACTTGAAGAATGTCGCAGAAACCTGGAAGAAGTCATTGATGAATGGATTATTGTGAGGCTAAGAAATAGATTATATCTGCCCGGATTCCGCAAGTTTTCGAATTATCTTTAA
- a CDS encoding DUF86 domain-containing protein, with amino-acid sequence MEAAEEFINGWTFEEFTEDRKTQFAVVRALEIIGEATKNVPFEIREKYPSVPWKDLAGIRDKLIHAYFGVNLKVVWLSVKEGIPEAKPDIKHILDEM; translated from the coding sequence ATGGAAGCAGCAGAAGAATTTATCAACGGCTGGACATTTGAAGAGTTTACCGAAGATCGTAAAACCCAGTTTGCAGTCGTTAGGGCTCTGGAGATCATTGGTGAAGCAACAAAGAATGTACCATTTGAAATCCGTGAGAAGTATCCCTCTGTTCCTTGGAAAGATCTGGCAGGGATACGGGATAAATTGATTCATGCTTACTTCGGAGTGAACCTGAAAGTAGTCTGGTTATCTGTTAAAGAAGGTATTCCCGAAGCAAAGCCGGATATCAAACATATATTGGACGAGATGTAA
- a CDS encoding type II toxin-antitoxin system HicB family antitoxin codes for MRFKIILEEDEEVGGFIASCPALTGCFSQGDTVEEAIENIKEAIQACLESLAEDELQECIGKPSCRVVDVVA; via the coding sequence ATGCGGTTTAAAATTATCCTTGAGGAAGATGAAGAAGTGGGAGGATTTATTGCCAGTTGCCCTGCCCTAACAGGCTGTTTTTCGCAGGGAGATACGGTAGAAGAAGCTATTGAAAATATTAAAGAAGCGATTCAGGCCTGTTTAGAATCTCTGGCAGAAGATGAACTACAGGAATGTATTGGTAAGCCTTCCTGCAGAGTAGTTGATGTGGTTGCTTAA
- a CDS encoding class I SAM-dependent methyltransferase, with product MFWNEVYKGTPPWDLDRPQPAFQAVIQSGEIRPGRALDIGCGRGENAIMLAINGCDVTGIDLAENAISDAKKKAIERHVNVNFIVGNVLHVDWLFREEEFDVVIDSGLFHVMKDEERPVFTRQVHKVLREGGKYFMLCFSDKEPGEYELPRRVSKAEIELIFSPLFDITYIKDVIFDSLLNPSHRKAYLLSATKSDLNSAVSSPHGECLL from the coding sequence TTGTTCTGGAATGAAGTATATAAGGGCACGCCGCCATGGGACCTTGATCGCCCTCAGCCTGCTTTCCAGGCGGTTATACAAAGTGGGGAAATCAGGCCTGGTCGAGCTCTGGATATAGGGTGTGGCAGGGGTGAAAATGCAATAATGCTAGCTATCAATGGCTGTGACGTCACAGGTATAGACCTTGCTGAAAATGCCATCTCAGACGCAAAGAAAAAGGCCATAGAACGCCATGTTAATGTAAATTTTATCGTAGGAAATGTACTGCATGTGGATTGGCTTTTCAGAGAAGAAGAGTTCGATGTTGTCATTGATTCTGGTCTGTTTCATGTGATGAAGGATGAGGAGAGGCCGGTTTTTACACGGCAAGTTCATAAGGTACTCAGGGAAGGTGGCAAATATTTTATGTTATGTTTTTCTGACAAGGAGCCGGGAGAATACGAGCTACCTAGAAGAGTCTCAAAAGCTGAAATAGAGCTTATTTTTTCGCCTCTTTTTGATATAACCTATATAAAAGATGTAATTTTCGATTCACTGCTCAATCCTAGTCACAGAAAAGCCTATCTTTTATCGGCTACAAAAAGCGATTTGAACTCAGCAGTTTCTTCACCTCACGGAGAATGTCTTCTATAA
- a CDS encoding CxxC-x17-CxxC domain-containing protein: protein MAFNDRNFRGDYRGFRSNSEPREMTKVVCSDCGVETEVPFKPTEGRPVYCRECLPNHRKF, encoded by the coding sequence ATGGCTTTTAATGACAGAAATTTCAGGGGAGATTACAGAGGTTTCCGCAGTAACAGCGAACCAAGGGAAATGACAAAAGTGGTCTGTTCTGACTGCGGTGTTGAGACCGAAGTACCATTCAAACCTACTGAAGGCAGGCCGGTATACTGCAGAGAATGTCTTCCTAACCACAGGAAATTCTAA
- a CDS encoding DUF6516 family protein — MTISKTVAALSSSEIVLELKVLKAIVEPPVQTLQARATLKDGYILQINESVGPDFRRYSYHLQKGDAMIKRWDNSPYWKDLKTFPYHVHKGNEAEPKESPEVFIEDILREVKKLLSSNRFL, encoded by the coding sequence ATGACAATAAGCAAAACCGTTGCTGCTCTTTCATCCAGTGAGATTGTACTTGAATTAAAAGTTCTCAAAGCAATAGTTGAACCTCCTGTCCAGACTTTACAAGCAAGAGCAACTCTAAAAGATGGCTACATATTGCAGATTAACGAGAGTGTGGGCCCCGATTTCAGACGATATTCCTACCACCTGCAAAAAGGGGATGCAATGATTAAGCGTTGGGATAATTCTCCATACTGGAAAGACCTAAAAACATTCCCATATCATGTCCATAAAGGAAATGAAGCAGAACCCAAAGAATCTCCCGAAGTATTTATAGAAGACATTCTCCGTGAGGTGAAGAAACTGCTGAGTTCAAATCGCTTTTTGTAG